One part of the Streptomyces lienomycini genome encodes these proteins:
- a CDS encoding DsbA family protein: protein MSDSSPARPVVPVLDVWCELQCPDCRTALDDLRALRARYGDRLEVRLRHFPLEKHKHSFAAAQAAEEAAAQGRGWPYAEAVLDRVAELDRDGEPFLVEVARELGLDAEEFDTALIDGRHILIVDADQAEGKAIGVTGTPTYVIDGERLDGGKSQEGLRERVEEIADRLLTEGRG, encoded by the coding sequence ATGAGCGACTCCTCCCCCGCCCGCCCCGTCGTGCCCGTCCTCGACGTCTGGTGCGAGCTCCAGTGTCCGGACTGCCGCACCGCCCTGGACGACCTCCGTGCCCTGCGCGCCCGCTACGGCGACCGCCTGGAGGTGCGGCTGCGGCACTTCCCGCTGGAGAAGCACAAGCACTCCTTCGCCGCAGCGCAGGCCGCCGAGGAGGCCGCGGCCCAGGGTCGGGGCTGGCCGTACGCGGAGGCCGTGCTGGACCGGGTCGCGGAGCTGGACCGCGACGGCGAACCCTTCCTGGTCGAGGTGGCCCGGGAGCTGGGACTGGACGCGGAGGAGTTCGACACGGCGCTCATCGACGGCCGGCACATCCTGATCGTCGACGCCGACCAGGCCGAGGGCAAGGCGATCGGCGTGACCGGAACCCCCACGTACGTGATCGACGGGGAGCGTCTCGACGGCGGCAAGAGCCAGGAGGGGCTGCGCGAGCGCGTCGAGGAGATCGCGGACCGGCTGCTGACCGAGGGACGGGGCTGA
- a CDS encoding TrmH family RNA methyltransferase, producing the protein MADLVTIDDPDDPRLHDYTGLTDVELRRRREPAEGLFIAEGEKVIRRAGEAGYAMRSMLLSAKWVDTMRDIIDEAPAPVYVVDPALAERVTGYHVHRGALASMARKPLPTAAALLTRARRVVVMESVNDHTNIGAIFRSAAALGMDAVLLSPDCADPLYRRSVKVSMGAVFSVPYARLDVWPAGLSTVREAGFTLLALTPDERAESLDAVAPHRMDRAALMLGAEGSGLSRRALEASDTWVRIPMSHGVDSLNVGAAAAVAFYAVTAGRPTAP; encoded by the coding sequence GTGGCCGACCTCGTCACGATCGACGACCCCGACGACCCGCGCCTGCACGACTACACCGGCCTCACCGACGTCGAGCTGCGCCGCCGGCGCGAACCCGCAGAGGGCCTCTTCATCGCCGAGGGCGAGAAGGTCATCAGACGGGCCGGCGAGGCGGGCTACGCGATGCGCTCGATGCTGCTGTCCGCCAAGTGGGTCGACACCATGCGCGACATCATCGACGAGGCACCCGCCCCGGTGTACGTCGTCGACCCGGCGCTCGCCGAACGCGTCACCGGCTACCACGTGCACCGCGGCGCGCTCGCCTCCATGGCCCGCAAGCCCCTGCCCACGGCCGCCGCCCTCCTCACGCGTGCCCGTCGCGTCGTCGTCATGGAGTCGGTCAACGACCACACCAACATCGGCGCGATCTTCCGCTCCGCCGCCGCGCTCGGCATGGACGCGGTCCTGCTCTCCCCGGACTGCGCCGACCCCCTCTACCGGCGCAGCGTCAAGGTCTCGATGGGCGCGGTCTTCTCCGTGCCGTACGCCCGCCTCGACGTCTGGCCGGCCGGTCTGTCGACGGTCCGCGAGGCGGGCTTCACCCTCCTCGCCCTCACCCCCGACGAGCGGGCCGAGTCCCTCGACGCGGTGGCCCCGCACCGCATGGACCGGGCGGCCCTCATGCTGGGCGCCGAGGGCAGCGGCCTGTCCCGGCGGGCCCTGGAGGCCTCCGACACGTGGGTCCGCATCCCCATGTCCCACGGCGTCGACTCCCTGAACGTGGGAGCGGCGGCGGCGGTCGCCTTCTACGCGGTGACCGCGGGACGCCCCACGGCGCCCTGA
- a CDS encoding serine/threonine-protein kinase yields the protein MNMAMMRLRREDPRVVGSFRLHRRLGAGGMGVVYLGSDKKGQRVALKVIRPDLAEDQEFRSRFAREVSAARRIRGGCTARLVAADLEADRPWFATQYVPGPSLHDKVVDGGPLVAADVAAVGAALSEGLVAVHEAGVVHRDLKPSNILLSPKGPRIIDFGIAWATGASTLTHVGTAVGSPGFLAPEQVRGAAVTPATDVFSLGATLAYASMGDSPFGHGSSEVMLYRVVHEEAQLHGVPDALAPLVRACLAKDPEERPSTLQLSLRLKEIAAREAQGMPDVRPPAPRSGEADVPTGRLADTYPERAQRRPQGRPGPQGTGASRHTSGSRGPAPRGATPSRGGGPSRNSGTGGRSASRPTPAPRDGHGNGNGRNTSRTNGGGRPGPRSGAGRPAPRTTRTGWRRPANPRLLRQRLFVFVVVTLLVALGIAAAQGCQGPSRGLGDERDGVRAAQRWEQAEATGGVPEERAPGL from the coding sequence ATGAACATGGCGATGATGCGCCTGAGGCGCGAGGACCCGCGCGTCGTCGGCTCGTTCAGGCTTCACAGGCGGCTCGGCGCGGGTGGGATGGGCGTGGTCTACCTGGGCTCCGACAAGAAGGGGCAGCGGGTCGCGCTGAAGGTCATCCGGCCCGACCTGGCCGAGGACCAGGAGTTCCGGTCGCGGTTCGCGCGTGAGGTCTCGGCGGCCCGGCGCATCCGGGGCGGCTGCACCGCCCGGCTGGTCGCCGCGGACCTGGAGGCGGACCGCCCCTGGTTCGCCACGCAGTACGTGCCCGGCCCCTCCCTGCACGACAAGGTCGTCGACGGGGGGCCGCTCGTCGCGGCCGATGTCGCGGCCGTGGGCGCTGCCCTGTCGGAGGGCCTGGTCGCCGTGCACGAGGCCGGGGTGGTGCACCGGGACCTGAAGCCGTCCAACATCCTGCTGTCCCCGAAGGGGCCGCGGATCATCGACTTCGGCATCGCCTGGGCCACCGGCGCCTCCACGCTCACTCATGTCGGCACGGCGGTCGGCTCCCCCGGGTTCCTCGCGCCCGAGCAGGTGCGCGGGGCGGCGGTCACCCCGGCCACGGACGTGTTCTCGCTCGGGGCCACGCTGGCGTACGCGTCGATGGGCGACTCGCCCTTCGGGCACGGCAGTTCCGAGGTGATGCTCTACCGCGTGGTGCACGAGGAGGCCCAGCTGCACGGGGTGCCGGACGCGTTGGCCCCGCTGGTGCGGGCGTGCCTGGCCAAGGACCCCGAGGAGCGGCCCAGCACCCTGCAGTTGTCGTTGCGGCTCAAGGAGATCGCGGCCCGCGAGGCCCAGGGCATGCCCGACGTGCGGCCGCCCGCGCCGCGCAGCGGTGAGGCGGACGTGCCCACGGGGCGGCTCGCCGACACCTACCCGGAGCGTGCCCAGCGGCGTCCGCAGGGCCGGCCGGGTCCGCAGGGCACCGGCGCTTCGAGGCACACCTCGGGGTCGCGGGGGCCGGCTCCCCGGGGCGCCACTCCGTCGCGCGGGGGCGGACCCTCTCGCAACAGCGGCACCGGAGGCCGGTCCGCGTCCCGGCCCACGCCCGCCCCCCGCGACGGGCACGGCAACGGCAACGGCCGGAACACCTCGCGTACCAACGGCGGGGGGCGGCCCGGGCCTCGCAGCGGGGCCGGACGTCCGGCGCCGAGGACCACGAGGACCGGATGGCGGCGGCCCGCCAATCCGCGGCTGCTGCGGCAGCGTCTGTTCGTGTTCGTGGTGGTGACGCTGCTGGTCGCGCTGGGCATCGCCGCCGCACAGGGCTGCCAGGGGCCGTCGCGCGGGCTCGGCGACGAGCGGGACGGCGTACGGGCGGCGCAGCGGTGGGAACAGGCGGAGGCGACGGGCGGCGTCCCGGAAGAGCGGGCGCCCGGACTGTAG
- a CDS encoding aminotransferase class IV — protein sequence MKIWLDGGLQDIASARVSVLDHGLTVGDGIFETVKATDGRPFALTRHLDRLTRSARGLGLPDPDLDEVRRACAAVLEANPMPLGRLRITYTGGHGPLGSDRGEHGPTLVVALGEAARRPDSTAVITVPWTRNERGALTGLKTTSYAENVVALARARERGATEALFGNTVGQLCEGTGSNVFVVLDGEIHTPPLASGCLAGITRALAVEWTGARETDLPLDVLDRADEVFLTSTLRDVQAVHRVDDRELPGVRGPVTSKAMRIFEERSGDDLDP from the coding sequence GTGAAGATCTGGCTCGACGGCGGGTTGCAGGACATCGCGTCCGCCCGCGTCTCCGTCCTCGACCACGGGCTGACCGTGGGCGACGGCATCTTCGAGACGGTGAAGGCGACGGACGGCAGACCGTTCGCGCTGACCCGGCACCTCGACCGGCTGACCCGCTCGGCCCGGGGTCTGGGCCTGCCCGACCCGGACCTCGACGAGGTGCGCCGCGCCTGCGCCGCCGTCCTCGAGGCCAACCCGATGCCGCTCGGCCGGCTGCGTATCACCTACACCGGCGGCCACGGCCCGCTCGGCTCCGACCGGGGCGAGCACGGGCCGACCCTCGTCGTCGCCCTCGGCGAGGCCGCCCGCCGCCCCGACTCCACGGCCGTGATCACCGTGCCGTGGACCCGCAACGAACGCGGCGCGCTCACCGGCCTGAAGACCACCTCGTACGCCGAGAACGTCGTCGCCCTCGCCCGCGCCCGCGAACGGGGTGCCACCGAGGCGCTGTTCGGCAACACGGTGGGGCAACTGTGCGAGGGCACCGGATCCAACGTCTTCGTCGTCCTCGACGGCGAGATCCACACCCCGCCGCTCGCCTCCGGCTGCCTCGCCGGGATCACCCGTGCCCTGGCCGTCGAGTGGACGGGAGCCCGCGAGACCGACCTCCCGCTCGACGTCCTGGACCGCGCCGACGAGGTGTTCCTGACCTCCACGCTGCGGGACGTCCAGGCCGTGCACCGCGTCGACGACCGTGAACTGCCGGGCGTCCGGGGACCGGTGACGTCGAAGGCCATGCGGATCTTCGAGGAGCGGTCCGGGGACGACCTCGACCCGTGA
- a CDS encoding SsgA family sporulation/cell division regulator: MNTTVSCELHLRLVVSSESSLPVPAGLRYDTADPYAVHATFHTGAEETVEWVFARDLLAEGLHRPTGTGDVRVWPSRSHGQGVVCIALSSPEGEALLEAPARALESFLKRTDAAVPPGTEHRHFDLDQELSHILAES, from the coding sequence ATGAACACCACGGTCAGCTGCGAGCTGCACCTGCGCCTCGTTGTGTCGAGCGAGTCCTCCCTGCCTGTCCCCGCAGGCCTGCGGTACGACACGGCCGACCCCTACGCCGTGCACGCCACCTTCCACACCGGAGCCGAGGAGACCGTCGAGTGGGTGTTCGCCCGCGACCTCCTCGCCGAAGGTCTCCACCGTCCCACCGGGACCGGCGACGTCCGTGTCTGGCCGTCCCGCAGTCACGGCCAGGGCGTCGTGTGCATCGCTCTCAGCTCCCCGGAGGGCGAGGCACTGCTCGAGGCCCCGGCGCGGGCCCTGGAGTCCTTCCTGAAGCGCACAGACGCCGCCGTGCCCCCCGGCACGGAGCACCGGCACTTCGATCTCGATCAGGAGCTCTCGCACATCCTGGCGGAAAGCTAG
- a CDS encoding TFIIB-type zinc ribbon-containing protein translates to MQCPKCHAPMHTYNRNGVQIEQCSGCRGIFLDYGELESLTRLEAQWAQPAPPPPPAAPQAYPAPAPQAPAWGAPHGGHGHYGHHRQKSFGRMLFSS, encoded by the coding sequence ATGCAGTGCCCCAAGTGCCACGCACCGATGCACACCTACAACCGCAACGGCGTTCAGATCGAGCAGTGCAGCGGTTGCCGCGGGATCTTCCTCGACTACGGTGAGCTGGAGTCGCTGACCCGCCTGGAGGCCCAGTGGGCCCAGCCCGCTCCGCCGCCCCCGCCCGCCGCACCGCAGGCGTACCCGGCCCCCGCCCCGCAGGCCCCCGCCTGGGGCGCCCCGCACGGCGGTCACGGCCACTACGGCCACCACCGTCAGAAGAGCTTCGGGCGCATGCTCTTCTCCAGCTGA
- a CDS encoding GNAT family N-acetyltransferase — translation MTTTLRPTEPLQRAADGTRTRYYQVCVNSRPVGVLHLGTSPALGDSVAVIRELRIDEPDRRRGRGTVAALAAEEVARGWGCRQIEAGVPGDTEPGVRLAQALGYALRNRTMTKPLGDTPPALPAGSRARPMTPEDFTAWQAYESEQYARTWIERGVPEADAYAKARRDHEVLLPRGLDTENMLFRVLEHEGERVGILWLALREDRAFVFDVEADAAHRGRGHGRTLMLLAESEAITAGRPLIGLNVFAGNTAAERLYESLGYGTTRYGYFKPLL, via the coding sequence ATGACCACGACCCTGCGGCCGACCGAGCCGCTCCAGCGCGCCGCCGACGGAACCCGTACACGCTATTACCAGGTGTGCGTGAACAGCCGCCCCGTCGGTGTGCTGCACCTCGGCACCTCGCCCGCCCTCGGCGACTCGGTGGCCGTGATCCGCGAGCTGCGCATCGACGAACCGGACCGTCGGCGCGGCCGGGGCACGGTGGCCGCGCTCGCCGCCGAGGAGGTCGCGCGCGGCTGGGGCTGCCGGCAGATCGAGGCGGGCGTCCCCGGTGACACCGAGCCGGGTGTACGGCTCGCACAGGCGCTCGGCTACGCCCTGCGCAACCGCACCATGACCAAGCCCCTCGGCGACACCCCGCCCGCCCTGCCCGCGGGCAGCCGCGCACGGCCCATGACACCGGAGGACTTCACCGCCTGGCAGGCTTACGAGTCGGAGCAGTACGCCAGGACCTGGATCGAACGGGGCGTGCCCGAGGCCGACGCGTACGCCAAGGCCCGCCGCGATCACGAAGTGCTGCTGCCCCGCGGGCTGGACACCGAGAACATGCTGTTCCGCGTACTGGAACACGAGGGCGAGCGGGTCGGCATCCTCTGGCTGGCCCTGCGGGAGGACCGGGCCTTCGTCTTCGACGTCGAGGCCGACGCGGCCCACCGCGGCCGGGGACACGGCCGGACCCTGATGCTGCTGGCCGAGTCCGAGGCGATCACCGCCGGGCGGCCGCTGATCGGCCTCAACGTCTTCGCGGGCAACACCGCCGCCGAGCGGCTCTACGAGTCGCTCGGCTACGGAACCACGCGGTACGGCTACTTCAAGCCGCTGCTGTGA
- a CDS encoding chorismate-binding protein translates to MLDLPPLARFGDRLATGLLDVTSDPAALESEGFWAVSADFEGRLTCARFAEVRTEPVPAPAPGAWRGPAVGDWTSSLDRAAYTTAVGRIRAHIAAGEVYQANLCRVLSAPVHPGADVDALTALLARGNPAPYAGTIRLPGHGVEIATASPELFLRRDGRTVESGPIKGTGRTEADLLEKDYAENVMIVDLVRNDLGRVCATGTVTVPDLCAVEKHPGLVHLVSAVRGELRAGTGWPELLDAAFPPGSVTGAPKPSALRIIDALETAPRGPYCGGVGWVDADRGTGELAVGIRTFWIDRGADGAAGRLRFGTGAGITWGSDPDGEWRETELKTSRLLTVASGAYEATGTGEALAT, encoded by the coding sequence GTGCTCGACCTCCCGCCCCTCGCCCGCTTCGGCGACCGCCTCGCCACCGGTCTCCTCGACGTCACGAGCGACCCCGCCGCTCTCGAATCCGAGGGGTTCTGGGCCGTCAGCGCCGACTTCGAGGGCCGCCTGACCTGCGCACGCTTCGCCGAAGTACGGACGGAGCCGGTACCCGCGCCCGCGCCGGGGGCGTGGCGGGGCCCGGCCGTCGGCGACTGGACGTCCTCGCTCGACCGCGCCGCGTACACGACGGCCGTAGGGCGCATCCGCGCGCACATAGCCGCCGGCGAGGTCTACCAGGCCAACCTCTGCCGGGTGCTCTCGGCGCCCGTCCACCCCGGCGCGGACGTGGACGCGCTCACCGCCCTGCTGGCCCGCGGCAACCCGGCGCCGTACGCCGGAACGATTCGGCTGCCGGGGCACGGCGTCGAGATCGCCACCGCGTCGCCCGAGCTGTTTCTGCGCCGGGACGGCCGCACGGTCGAGTCCGGGCCGATCAAGGGCACCGGGCGGACCGAGGCGGACCTCCTGGAGAAGGACTACGCCGAGAACGTGATGATCGTGGACCTGGTCCGCAACGACCTGGGGCGGGTCTGCGCCACGGGCACCGTCACGGTCCCCGACCTGTGCGCCGTCGAGAAGCACCCCGGCCTCGTCCACCTGGTGTCCGCGGTGCGCGGCGAACTGCGCGCCGGGACCGGCTGGCCCGAACTCCTCGACGCGGCCTTCCCGCCCGGCAGCGTCACCGGCGCTCCCAAGCCGAGCGCCCTGCGGATCATCGACGCGCTGGAGACCGCGCCCCGCGGCCCCTACTGCGGGGGCGTCGGCTGGGTCGACGCCGACCGGGGCACCGGCGAGCTGGCCGTCGGCATCCGCACCTTCTGGATCGACCGGGGCGCCGACGGGGCCGCCGGACGGCTGCGCTTCGGCACCGGCGCAGGCATCACCTGGGGCTCCGACCCCGACGGCGAGTGGCGGGAGACCGAACTGAAGACGTCCCGGCTGCTCACGGTAGCGTCGGGGGCGTACGAGGCCACCGGAACTGGAGAGGCACTGGCGACGTGA
- the cobA gene encoding uroporphyrinogen-III C-methyltransferase has protein sequence MAEHPAYPVGLRLTGRRVVVLGGGQVAQRRLPALIAAGADIRLVSPEATPSVEAMADAGEITWERRPYAEGDLADAWYALIATNDTEANTAASAEGERHHVWCVRSDDADLATAWTPATGHSEGVTVAVLTTDARHRDPRHTAAIRDAVVEGLRDGTLVAPHRRTRTPGVALVGGGPGDPDLITVRGRRLLAEADVVIADRLGPRDLLAELPPHVEVIDAAKIPYGRFMAQEAINNALIEHAEQGKAVVRLKGGDPFVFGRGMEEARALAEAGIACTVVPGISSSISVPGAAGIPVTHRGVAHEFTVVSGHVAPDDARSLVDWPSLAKLTGTLVILMGVDKIGRIAETLVAHGRSPGTPVALVQEGTTAAQRRVDATLSTVAEVVVAEEVRPPAVIVVGEVVAVGPHGTV, from the coding sequence ATGGCCGAACACCCCGCCTACCCCGTAGGCCTCCGCCTCACCGGCCGTCGCGTGGTCGTCCTCGGCGGCGGCCAGGTCGCCCAGCGCCGCCTGCCCGCGCTCATCGCGGCGGGCGCCGACATCCGCCTCGTCTCCCCCGAGGCCACCCCGTCCGTCGAGGCCATGGCGGACGCGGGCGAGATCACCTGGGAGCGGCGCCCGTACGCGGAAGGCGACCTCGCGGACGCCTGGTACGCCCTCATCGCCACCAACGACACCGAGGCCAACACCGCCGCGTCCGCCGAGGGCGAGCGGCACCACGTGTGGTGCGTCCGCTCCGACGACGCGGACCTGGCTACGGCCTGGACCCCGGCGACCGGCCACAGCGAGGGCGTCACCGTCGCCGTGCTCACCACCGACGCGCGCCACCGCGACCCCCGCCACACCGCCGCCATCCGCGACGCGGTGGTGGAGGGCCTGCGCGACGGCACCCTCGTCGCCCCGCACCGGCGCACCCGTACGCCCGGCGTCGCCCTGGTCGGCGGCGGCCCCGGCGACCCCGACCTGATCACCGTCCGCGGGCGCCGCCTGCTCGCCGAGGCCGACGTCGTCATCGCCGACCGGCTCGGCCCGCGCGACCTGCTCGCCGAACTGCCGCCGCACGTCGAGGTCATCGACGCGGCGAAGATCCCGTACGGCCGTTTCATGGCCCAGGAGGCCATCAACAACGCGCTGATCGAGCACGCCGAGCAGGGCAAGGCGGTCGTACGGCTGAAGGGCGGCGACCCGTTCGTCTTCGGCCGGGGCATGGAGGAGGCGCGGGCACTGGCCGAGGCGGGCATCGCCTGCACCGTCGTCCCCGGCATCTCCAGCTCGATCTCGGTCCCCGGTGCGGCCGGCATCCCGGTCACCCACCGGGGCGTCGCCCACGAGTTCACCGTGGTCAGCGGGCACGTCGCCCCCGACGACGCGCGTTCCCTGGTCGACTGGCCGTCCCTCGCGAAGCTGACCGGCACGCTCGTGATCCTCATGGGCGTCGACAAGATCGGCCGGATCGCCGAGACCCTCGTCGCGCACGGCAGGTCCCCCGGCACCCCGGTCGCCCTCGTCCAGGAGGGCACCACGGCCGCCCAGCGCCGGGTGGACGCGACCCTCTCCACCGTCGCGGAGGTGGTCGTCGCCGAGGAGGTCAGGCCGCCCGCCGTCATCGTCGTCGGCGAGGTCGTCGCCGTCGGACCGCACGGGACGGTGTGA
- a CDS encoding CGNR zinc finger domain-containing protein → MLITHDTRCALDTVVDLVNTVPEDESAPDGLPDVATLQEFVGTHEISDVGVLSALDLSAVRRVRGRFAAVFAAPDARTAAGLINDLVAAAGTTPRLTDHDGYDWHIHYFAPGASVADHLTADCGMALAFFVVAGEQERLRRCEAPDCRRAFVDLSRNRSRRYCDSRTCGNRLHVAAYRARRKEAAG, encoded by the coding sequence GTGCTGATCACCCACGACACCCGGTGCGCGCTCGACACCGTGGTGGATCTGGTGAACACCGTGCCGGAGGACGAATCGGCTCCGGACGGGCTGCCGGACGTCGCGACCCTGCAGGAATTCGTGGGAACGCATGAGATCAGCGACGTCGGAGTGCTCTCGGCGCTCGATCTCTCGGCGGTGCGCAGGGTCCGCGGGCGGTTCGCGGCGGTCTTCGCCGCCCCCGACGCCCGGACCGCCGCGGGGTTGATCAACGACCTGGTCGCCGCCGCCGGCACCACGCCCCGGCTCACCGACCACGACGGCTACGACTGGCACATCCACTACTTCGCGCCCGGCGCCTCCGTCGCGGACCATCTCACCGCGGACTGCGGGATGGCCCTGGCGTTCTTCGTGGTCGCCGGGGAGCAGGAGCGGCTGCGGCGGTGCGAGGCGCCGGACTGCCGACGGGCCTTCGTCGATCTCTCCCGGAACCGCTCGCGCCGGTACTGCGACAGTCGCACCTGCGGAAACCGCTTGCACGTGGCGGCCTACCGGGCCCGGCGCAAGGAGGCGGCGGGCTGA